The Pirellulales bacterium genomic interval CACGATGCGATGATCGACGCGAATCGGTCGATCAACGTTCGCTCGTCGTGGACCCGATAGGCGCCGTAAAACGGTCCTTTCACCATCAGCGGATAGCCGATTTCCGTCGCGGCAGCGAGCAGTCCGGATTCATCGACGACATTGATGCTCGTCGGCGTTTTGCAATTCGAGCGGCGGGCGAGCGCCGGCAATTCCGATTTGCGGCAGGCTCGCAAGGCTTCCAATCGCGGCAACAGCATGCGCACGCCGCGGGCGGCCAACTCGTTTTCAAGCTTCAGCACGCCGTGCAGTTCGGTGTCGAGCGTGGGGATGAAAATATCGATCGGTTGCTCGGCAAGCACATCCTCGAGCCGGGCCAAAAGCGCCGTCGAACCAATCGAGGGAAACGGCAAACGGTAGACGACATCGGGCCCGCCGGCGACGTAGATGCCGCTTTCCATCACGTCGTAGCACAGTCCGACGATGCGGACATTGTCGAACCGGCGGCGCAGGCTGCGGATAATGCCCGGCCCGGGTTGCGGATTCTCTCCGGCGTTCAATCCGCTGACGGCGATCGTGATCGTGCTTGAATTGGTCGAGGTCATAGCAGCCGGCATGTCGTGTTCGGGCCCAAGGATCGCAATTGGAACGGCACAATCAGAACGATGCGGAGCTGTCGATTAGGGCGTATTTGCGCAGCGTGGCCAGAAAGCGATGCACGTCGTCGCGAACGGCATCGGCGGCGACCTCATATTTCGCGGTCAGGCGATCGACGATCGATTCGCCATCGAGCCCATGCTTGAGCATGCCGACAACCTCGACGCCCGTCGGGCTGAGATTGTAGGTGATTCCGCTACGAGGGTCGAAAGCGAACCCGTTGTCGTTGATCATCAGATCCTTGAGCCGATTCGGCCGCGTTCTTTCTTTCGCGAGCATTGGTGAAAACCTTCGAGATGAGCGATTTGCACGGCCGAATTTCGACACGTCGCAAAAAGCGTTGAAATGGAGAGTAACCCAATTGCGAGCAAACCGCCGGACCTTTGGCCCGCCGAGTTGCCCACGGAGCCCGCCGCGCTAGCAAGGGAGTTCGTGAACCGTGTTCCTTGTTGGCGCTGCGGGCTCCAAATCCCCCGCATTGAAACTCATCACACTGCCGTGGCCTCGATCACGCTATAAAACGCATCGTCGAGCATCGGCGAAACCCGGGCGATCTGGAAGCCGGCATCGGCCAATAGTTGCCGATACACCGCCAGCGGCTTGAACATCGCCCGGCCAAACGTATCGTAAAAAAGGTAACGGAATTCCCAGGCGACCGTGTAATCCAAATTGCCGTCGACCAGGGCTTCATTGATCAACAGCCGGCCCTCCGGCACCAGTGCCCGCCGCGCTTTTTCGAACAGCATCCGGCAAACGTCCGGCTCCCAATCCGTGAGCACCCGGCTGAACAACACGCGATCGAACCCGCTCGGCAATTCGTCTTCCAAGAAATTCCCTTCGTGCACCGAGACGCGCTCCGCGAATCGCCGCACGGCGACCGTTTGCCGGGCCAATGCGGCCGATGCCGGCAGGTTGAAGACCGTCACGCGCAATTGCGGATCTTGATGGGCGAGCGCGCAGCCGATCGTGCCATCGCCGCCGCCGACATCCAGCAGCCTCTGCGCTCCGGACATCGCCCCCGAATGGAGAAGTGTTTTGATCGCCCCGCCGGCGGTGACGCGCATCCACGTTTCCAGATGGACGGCTGCCTCTTCGCCGGGCGGCGGCCAGCGGACGGCGTTCGGCAGCGGCATGCCGGCGAGCACGTCTGCCAGCGGCAGAATCGCCACGTTGCGCCAGTAGTTTACCAGATCGCGGAAGAAGTAGCCGCCGCGCCCATCGTCGCCGAAAAATTCCTTCGCCTCCGCCGAAAGGCCGAAAATGGCCAAGTCGTCGCCA includes:
- a CDS encoding PqqD family protein, giving the protein MLAKERTRPNRLKDLMINDNGFAFDPRSGITYNLSPTGVEVVGMLKHGLDGESIVDRLTAKYEVAADAVRDDVHRFLATLRKYALIDSSASF
- a CDS encoding methyltransferase; the encoded protein is MHTATENPAILDPPPGSLRNRDNRFYELLAGGARTRVLEGFLDLKIPELLGAEGPLTAVEICRRLNLDPHRGWKFLHLLALTGLLDEQGAEHGDDLAIFGLSAEAKEFFGDDGRGGYFFRDLVNYWRNVAILPLADVLAGMPLPNAVRWPPPGEEAAVHLETWMRVTAGGAIKTLLHSGAMSGAQRLLDVGGGDGTIGCALAHQDPQLRVTVFNLPASAALARQTVAVRRFAERVSVHEGNFLEDELPSGFDRVLFSRVLTDWEPDVCRMLFEKARRALVPEGRLLINEALVDGNLDYTVAWEFRYLFYDTFGRAMFKPLAVYRQLLADAGFQIARVSPMLDDAFYSVIEATAV